The following proteins come from a genomic window of Ilumatobacter coccineus YM16-304:
- a CDS encoding ABC transporter substrate-binding protein produces the protein MKTRSTQRSKKVLALAFSFGLVAAACGSDDDGGDGDAPPATEAEAPAEEGEEAPAEEGEEAPAEESEEAPAEESEEGEAAPAEEPAGEIEAPTGEPIRIGVQNPEGDPNGSFPEYSASIQAAADYINAELGGLGGRPIEIELCKTVISPDDSQRCANELSASGVELAISTINFFGNHFGIYQGSGIPVVVSSAVTLGDFTSEGVYAIGAGGGCLGVHTGLVQIATDEIEELAGITVERVGVPWADTPPGVVCYNDLEAKPLDVINGTTPGESARAGERPELTYIGVPVAPATPDVTPQATEILAFDPDVIIFSAQGADCWNFVDALGRLGWSNDETPLILSGSCTDFDAIRAAGDLVKGIYVTTTQNGVLTPPEGLEGQHLDNATTYQTKAPEYGMPEDLVFTGFGGNGFSTMMNIWEIAQTIDGEVTGQAISDAFAATDGSMPAFGGSPLNCSAAPEPYTAVCTADISLNQWDGEKMVKVIEQASGLDLVAGTELRPG, from the coding sequence ATGAAGACACGATCGACTCAACGATCGAAGAAGGTGCTCGCACTCGCGTTCAGCTTCGGACTCGTCGCGGCGGCATGCGGTAGCGATGACGACGGAGGCGACGGCGACGCACCACCGGCGACCGAAGCAGAGGCGCCCGCCGAAGAAGGCGAAGAGGCACCTGCCGAAGAAGGCGAAGAGGCTCCGGCCGAGGAGAGCGAAGAAGCTCCCGCCGAAGAGAGCGAAGAGGGCGAAGCGGCTCCCGCCGAGGAGCCTGCCGGAGAGATCGAAGCGCCGACCGGCGAGCCGATCCGCATCGGAGTGCAGAACCCGGAGGGCGACCCGAACGGATCGTTCCCCGAGTACTCCGCCTCCATCCAAGCGGCGGCCGACTACATCAACGCCGAACTCGGCGGCCTCGGTGGCCGTCCGATCGAGATCGAGCTCTGCAAGACCGTCATCTCGCCCGACGACTCGCAGCGTTGCGCCAACGAGCTGTCGGCATCCGGCGTCGAGCTGGCGATCTCCACGATCAACTTCTTCGGTAACCACTTCGGCATCTACCAGGGTTCCGGCATCCCGGTCGTCGTCTCGTCGGCGGTCACGCTCGGCGACTTCACGTCCGAGGGCGTGTACGCGATCGGCGCCGGTGGCGGCTGCTTGGGTGTCCACACGGGCCTCGTGCAGATCGCAACCGATGAGATCGAAGAACTCGCCGGCATCACCGTCGAGCGGGTCGGCGTGCCTTGGGCCGACACTCCTCCCGGAGTGGTCTGCTACAACGACCTCGAAGCGAAGCCGCTCGACGTCATCAACGGCACCACGCCGGGCGAGTCGGCTCGCGCCGGCGAACGCCCCGAGCTGACCTACATCGGTGTGCCGGTGGCCCCGGCCACGCCCGACGTCACGCCCCAGGCCACCGAGATCCTGGCGTTCGATCCCGACGTCATCATCTTCTCGGCGCAGGGTGCCGACTGCTGGAACTTCGTCGATGCGCTCGGTCGCCTCGGCTGGTCCAACGACGAGACCCCGCTGATCCTGTCGGGCTCGTGCACCGACTTCGACGCCATCCGTGCGGCCGGCGACCTCGTCAAGGGCATCTACGTCACCACGACGCAGAACGGCGTGCTCACCCCGCCCGAGGGCCTCGAAGGTCAGCACCTCGACAACGCCACGACGTACCAGACGAAGGCACCCGAGTACGGCATGCCCGAAGACCTCGTCTTCACCGGGTTCGGCGGCAACGGCTTCTCCACGATGATGAACATCTGGGAGATCGCTCAGACCATCGACGGTGAAGTCACCGGCCAGGCCATCTCGGATGCGTTCGCCGCAACCGACGGCAGCATGCCGGCCTTCGGCGGTTCGCCGCTCAACTGCAGCGCGGCCCCGGAGCCGTACACCGCGGTCTGCACCGCAGACATCAGCCTCAACCAGTGGGACGGCGAAAAGATGGTCAAGGTCATCGAGCAGGCCTCGGGCCTCGACCTCGTCGCCGGCACCGAACTCCGTCCGGGCTGA
- a CDS encoding zinc-dependent alcohol dehydrogenase has product MYAALITGKETVELVEFPDPTPPDAGVVVDIAFCGICGTDIHAYQSGTPYRPSICGHEWSGTVSATGKAVRSLTEGDRVVVAASPACGRCSACEAGLADRCEAAFLSAIGSDPLAPPHGGFAPRIAVAESRVVKTDSGLTDEQAAQVEPATVAFHAVRQSYLRLGDTAVIQGAGPIGLGTMQWVRAAGAGRVIVIEPNAERRALALALGATDVVEPGDEASTLIKESTHGLGADIVYECVGRAWAIQTAVDLARRGGSICLIGVPDTDATISPAVWLVKEIRMTAALAYFHEEFDMAMRMMADGRVLVEPLHTSTASLAGLGDAIADLAGGATQQAKVLVNPNWA; this is encoded by the coding sequence ATGTACGCGGCACTGATCACCGGCAAGGAAACCGTCGAACTCGTCGAGTTCCCCGATCCCACTCCCCCTGACGCCGGCGTCGTCGTCGACATCGCCTTCTGCGGCATCTGCGGCACCGACATCCACGCGTACCAGTCGGGCACCCCGTACCGCCCGTCGATCTGCGGCCACGAATGGTCGGGAACCGTCAGCGCCACCGGCAAGGCGGTGCGCTCGCTCACCGAGGGCGACCGCGTGGTGGTCGCCGCGTCGCCGGCCTGCGGCCGGTGTTCGGCATGCGAGGCCGGCCTCGCCGACCGATGCGAAGCCGCCTTCCTGAGCGCGATCGGCAGCGATCCGCTCGCGCCCCCGCACGGCGGGTTCGCGCCACGCATCGCCGTCGCCGAGTCGCGCGTCGTCAAGACCGACTCGGGCCTCACCGACGAGCAGGCCGCGCAGGTCGAACCCGCCACCGTCGCGTTCCACGCCGTGCGTCAGAGCTACCTCCGCCTCGGCGACACCGCCGTCATCCAGGGCGCCGGCCCGATCGGACTCGGCACCATGCAGTGGGTCCGCGCCGCGGGAGCCGGACGTGTCATCGTGATCGAACCGAACGCCGAGCGTCGAGCACTCGCGCTGGCACTCGGAGCAACCGACGTGGTCGAACCCGGCGACGAGGCCAGCACGCTGATCAAAGAATCGACGCACGGGCTCGGCGCCGACATCGTGTACGAATGCGTCGGCCGGGCCTGGGCCATCCAGACCGCCGTCGACCTCGCTCGGCGCGGCGGCTCGATCTGCCTCATCGGCGTGCCCGACACCGACGCCACGATCAGCCCCGCCGTGTGGCTCGTGAAGGAGATCCGCATGACCGCTGCGCTCGCCTACTTCCACGAGGAGTTCGACATGGCGATGCGGATGATGGCCGACGGACGAGTGCTCGTCGAACCGCTCCACACGTCGACCGCGAGCCTCGCCGGACTCGGCGACGCGATCGCCGACCTCGCGGGTGGGGCGACACAGCAGGCGAAGGTCCTCGTCAACCCGAACTGGGCCTGA
- a CDS encoding aromatic ring-hydroxylating oxygenase subunit alpha, which translates to MTAIEPPPEVAAAKSPGVTYQDLLDADTHPVPDVLRLESPRYFGSDDVPIERYTSREWHRKEVDHLWKKVWQFACREEHIPEVGDYIKYDIAELSYLVVRTDDGIKAYPNACLHRGRQLKEYDGHCSELRCAFHGFAWKLNGELQDIPAAWDFPHVDQRPDDFTLPECSVGTWAGFVFINPDPDAAPLEEHLGDTMEQFEIWDLENRYVEGHVSRVIEANWKIAQEAFCEAYHVNATHPQILTYLGDTNSQVDVFENCSRVITPGGTPSPLLGDDTGLSEQEMLRSMLDVRVDQEAPFEVPDGTTARAVAAAASRERWRPIVGDRVDQMSDSEMMDSIDYTVFPNFHPWGAFNRIVYRFRPNGDDHRSAIMECFFLSPFTGERPPPAEEIKLGVDDIWASAPVLGMLAKVFEQDVFNMAKVQKGLETTSKPGATFSNYQESKIRWLHTLLGEWIERGEAAAAASGQPVEVSRGTK; encoded by the coding sequence ATGACGGCAATCGAACCACCCCCGGAAGTTGCAGCAGCAAAATCTCCGGGCGTCACGTACCAAGACCTTCTCGACGCTGACACACACCCGGTGCCCGACGTCTTGCGTCTCGAATCGCCGCGTTACTTCGGTAGCGACGACGTCCCGATCGAGCGCTACACGTCGCGCGAATGGCACCGCAAAGAGGTCGACCACCTCTGGAAGAAGGTGTGGCAGTTCGCGTGTCGCGAGGAACACATCCCCGAAGTCGGTGACTACATCAAGTACGACATCGCCGAGTTGTCGTATCTCGTGGTGCGCACCGACGACGGCATCAAGGCCTACCCCAACGCGTGCTTGCACCGCGGTCGCCAGCTCAAGGAGTACGACGGCCACTGCTCCGAGCTGCGCTGCGCGTTCCACGGCTTCGCCTGGAAGCTGAACGGCGAACTGCAAGACATCCCGGCCGCGTGGGACTTCCCGCACGTCGACCAGCGCCCCGACGACTTCACGCTGCCCGAGTGCTCGGTCGGCACGTGGGCCGGCTTCGTCTTCATCAACCCCGACCCCGACGCAGCGCCGCTCGAAGAGCACCTCGGCGACACGATGGAGCAGTTCGAGATCTGGGATCTCGAGAACCGCTACGTCGAAGGCCACGTCTCGCGCGTCATCGAAGCCAACTGGAAGATCGCGCAGGAGGCGTTCTGCGAGGCGTACCACGTCAACGCCACGCACCCGCAGATCCTCACGTACCTCGGCGACACCAACAGCCAGGTCGACGTGTTCGAGAACTGCTCGCGTGTCATCACGCCCGGCGGCACACCGAGCCCGCTGCTCGGTGACGACACCGGCCTGTCGGAGCAGGAGATGCTTCGCAGCATGCTCGACGTCCGCGTCGACCAGGAGGCGCCGTTCGAAGTGCCCGACGGAACCACCGCTCGAGCGGTCGCCGCCGCGGCATCACGCGAGCGTTGGCGTCCGATCGTCGGCGATCGCGTCGACCAGATGAGCGACTCCGAGATGATGGACTCGATCGACTACACCGTCTTCCCCAACTTCCATCCGTGGGGAGCGTTCAACCGCATCGTCTACCGCTTCCGCCCGAACGGCGACGATCACCGTTCAGCGATCATGGAATGCTTCTTCCTCTCGCCGTTCACCGGCGAGCGACCGCCGCCGGCGGAGGAGATCAAGCTCGGCGTCGACGACATCTGGGCGTCGGCACCGGTGCTCGGCATGCTGGCCAAGGTCTTCGAACAAGACGTGTTCAACATGGCCAAGGTGCAGAAGGGGCTCGAGACCACGAGCAAGCCCGGCGCCACGTTCTCCAACTACCAGGAGTCGAAGATCCGTTGGCTGCACACGCTGCTCGGTGAGTGGATCGAGCGCGGCGAAGCCGCGGCCGCCGCGTCCGGTCAGCCCGTCGAGGTGAGCAGGGGGACCAAGTGA
- a CDS encoding nitroreductase family protein, protein MSDQSDQHTQSNRPTLGLSADEVLTTTRSVRKRLDTGREVPRDVLIDCIEIAHQSPTGSNSQRWRWMIVDDAAKRAKLAEIYKRNFDAYAGGNEFEPGTQQARVHASAIHLAENLQHVPVHVIPVLADKMDEGTPSSRQASRWGGILPAVWSFMLALRERGLGSAWTTLHLQEEQLAAEVLGIPFETHTQAGLFPVAYTIGTDFKLAKRPPAEHFVSWNAWDL, encoded by the coding sequence GTGAGCGACCAGAGCGACCAGCACACCCAGAGCAATCGTCCCACGCTCGGCCTCAGCGCCGACGAAGTGCTGACCACGACCCGCAGCGTCCGCAAACGCCTCGACACCGGACGCGAGGTGCCGCGCGACGTGTTGATCGACTGCATCGAGATCGCGCACCAGTCACCGACGGGCTCGAACTCCCAACGGTGGCGCTGGATGATCGTCGACGACGCCGCCAAGCGAGCGAAGCTCGCCGAGATCTACAAGCGCAACTTCGACGCCTACGCCGGCGGCAACGAGTTCGAGCCCGGCACCCAGCAGGCGCGCGTCCACGCGTCGGCGATCCACCTCGCCGAGAACCTGCAGCACGTCCCCGTCCACGTGATCCCGGTGCTCGCCGACAAGATGGACGAAGGCACGCCGTCGTCACGACAGGCATCGCGATGGGGTGGCATCCTCCCGGCGGTGTGGAGCTTCATGCTCGCGCTGCGCGAACGCGGCCTCGGCTCCGCGTGGACCACGTTGCACCTCCAGGAGGAGCAACTTGCCGCCGAGGTGCTCGGCATCCCGTTCGAGACGCACACGCAAGCGGGCCTGTTCCCGGTCGCCTACACGATCGGCACCGACTTCAAGCTCGCCAAGCGTCCACCGGCCGAGCACTTCGTCAGCTGGAACGCCTGGGATCTCTGA
- a CDS encoding cytochrome P450: MQQQPHPTIDDLVERKQEAIACPYPAFARLRADDPISYNDTLGAWVVTRYDDVTNILHDTERFSSLMPTGPQAVGGALAAGMAELMSDPEMAETFEVVMGNRSRAAVLLNADPPEHRRQRILVNAAFRPSNIKALEDRMVEVAHSLLDDIVGEPGERTSAEIIQRFCVLFPMTIIASALGVGDDDLARFKRWSDDIVMPVGNHSPSVEQVRGYLVSSREFADYFREKLAERRVEPKDDVISDVANAELDGEQLSEAEMLSMLQQFLVAGNETTTNLISNIVRHFAERPELQERIRADRSLIPGLVEEALRFEAPVGGLFRQAKVDVEVGGVSIAAGDHCWLLYASANRDDERFPDPDAIDPCRANLRDHLAFGHGEHFCIGASLARAEGRIATEAVLDRLGDIGLADGNTFPFNDTFVLRGMQELHIEFDTLPHPTPESETTP; encoded by the coding sequence GTGCAGCAGCAACCACATCCCACGATCGACGACCTGGTCGAACGCAAGCAAGAAGCGATCGCGTGTCCGTATCCCGCCTTCGCACGACTCCGAGCCGACGATCCGATCTCGTACAACGACACGCTCGGCGCCTGGGTCGTCACGCGCTACGACGACGTGACCAACATCCTCCACGACACCGAGCGGTTCTCGTCGCTGATGCCGACCGGCCCGCAGGCGGTCGGTGGCGCGCTCGCCGCCGGGATGGCCGAACTCATGAGCGATCCGGAGATGGCCGAGACGTTCGAGGTGGTCATGGGCAATCGCAGCCGGGCCGCGGTGCTGCTCAACGCCGACCCGCCCGAGCATCGCCGCCAACGCATCCTCGTCAACGCCGCCTTCCGACCGAGCAACATCAAGGCGCTCGAGGACCGCATGGTCGAGGTCGCCCACTCGCTCCTCGACGACATCGTCGGCGAGCCTGGCGAGCGAACCTCGGCCGAGATCATCCAACGGTTCTGCGTGCTGTTCCCGATGACGATCATCGCCTCGGCGCTCGGTGTCGGCGACGACGACCTCGCTCGTTTCAAGCGCTGGTCCGACGACATCGTCATGCCGGTGGGCAACCACTCCCCGTCGGTCGAGCAGGTGCGCGGCTACCTCGTGTCGAGCCGCGAGTTCGCCGACTACTTCCGAGAGAAGCTCGCCGAACGTCGCGTGGAGCCCAAAGACGACGTCATCTCCGACGTGGCCAACGCCGAGCTCGACGGCGAACAACTGTCGGAAGCCGAGATGCTCAGCATGTTGCAACAGTTCCTCGTCGCCGGCAACGAGACCACGACCAACCTCATCTCGAACATCGTGCGCCACTTCGCCGAACGACCCGAACTGCAGGAACGCATTCGTGCCGACCGCTCGCTCATTCCGGGGCTCGTCGAGGAAGCGCTGCGCTTCGAAGCACCGGTCGGTGGACTGTTCCGCCAGGCCAAGGTCGACGTCGAGGTCGGTGGCGTGTCGATCGCTGCGGGCGACCACTGCTGGTTGCTGTACGCGTCGGCCAACCGCGACGACGAGCGCTTCCCCGACCCCGATGCGATCGATCCGTGCCGGGCGAACCTCCGCGATCATCTGGCGTTCGGACACGGCGAGCACTTCTGCATCGGCGCGAGCCTCGCTCGCGCCGAAGGCCGCATCGCCACCGAGGCGGTGCTCGACCGACTCGGCGACATCGGCCTCGCCGACGGCAACACCTTCCCGTTCAACGACACGTTCGTCCTGCGCGGCATGCAGGAACTCCACATCGAGTTCGACACCCTCCCCCACCCCACCCCCGAGAGCGAGACCACACCGTGA
- a CDS encoding VOC family protein, producing MTTQAFTVQVTFDCRDPHPLADWWAETLGWEVEPQDEAFIRSMIEQGHATDDDTTTHRGALVWREGAAIRPPDPAVAGQPRLLFAQVPEEKSTKNRVHLDLRTGLDDAALDALRDSLVERGATIVGGGRQGPHAWITMTDPEGNEFCV from the coding sequence ATGACGACGCAGGCATTCACCGTGCAGGTCACCTTCGACTGCCGCGACCCGCACCCGCTCGCCGACTGGTGGGCCGAGACCCTCGGGTGGGAGGTCGAACCGCAGGACGAAGCCTTCATCCGCTCGATGATCGAACAAGGGCACGCCACCGACGACGACACCACCACCCACCGGGGCGCCCTCGTGTGGCGCGAAGGCGCGGCGATCCGACCACCAGACCCTGCCGTCGCGGGCCAACCGCGACTCCTGTTCGCACAGGTGCCGGAAGAGAAGTCGACCAAGAATCGCGTGCACCTCGACCTGCGGACCGGGCTCGACGACGCCGCGCTCGACGCGCTCCGCGACTCCCTGGTCGAGCGTGGCGCGACGATCGTCGGCGGCGGCCGCCAGGGCCCGCACGCCTGGATCACCATGACCGACCCCGAAGGCAACGAGTTCTGCGTCTGA
- a CDS encoding putative quinol monooxygenase: MATLLAHITIKPGKEEEWEAICRRLWAATHAEEPAMRRYEYWRGAEPRTYYTLLSFDDHRSFIVHQTSDHHEEASPKIGDCLEKFTLEYVDPVGGASDLAPTEHQDAPEGASRLVADYTERFRAQVADWWLALR; the protein is encoded by the coding sequence ATGGCAACGCTGCTCGCACACATCACGATCAAGCCCGGCAAGGAAGAGGAGTGGGAGGCGATCTGTCGCCGACTGTGGGCGGCGACCCACGCGGAGGAACCGGCGATGCGCCGCTACGAGTACTGGCGAGGCGCCGAACCGCGCACCTATTACACACTGTTGAGCTTCGACGACCACCGGTCGTTCATCGTCCACCAGACCAGCGACCACCACGAGGAGGCGTCTCCCAAGATCGGTGACTGCCTCGAGAAGTTCACGCTCGAGTACGTCGACCCGGTCGGTGGCGCCAGCGACCTCGCGCCGACCGAACACCAGGATGCACCCGAGGGGGCGAGCCGGCTCGTGGCCGACTACACCGAGCGCTTTCGAGCGCAGGTCGCCGATTGGTGGCTCGCGCTCCGCTGA
- a CDS encoding SDR family NAD(P)-dependent oxidoreductase, with protein sequence MTETAGTKPLAGKIAVVTGSSRGIGRGTAIALGEQGATVYVTGRTTGDGELSIDTTVKMVEAAGGTGVAVQTDHGDDAQIEALFAQVRAEQGKLDILVNNVYKIPNPPAWGGGFWDHPVSIWDDQVGIGLRAHYVASWHAADLLFAADPTPESPGAVINVSSPGGQSYHFSSSYGAGKAGLDRLGADMAIELKPKHVGCCTLYPGSVGTEFIMEHVDERNTDTSHLQTPLVVGRAAVALATAPDLLERSGRIEWVEDLGEEFDLRDEHGNRPPPYARRGES encoded by the coding sequence ATGACTGAAACCGCCGGAACCAAGCCCCTCGCTGGCAAGATCGCTGTCGTCACCGGATCGAGCCGTGGCATCGGCCGCGGCACCGCGATCGCCCTCGGCGAGCAGGGCGCCACCGTCTACGTCACCGGTCGCACCACCGGCGACGGCGAGTTGAGCATCGACACCACGGTGAAGATGGTCGAAGCCGCCGGCGGTACCGGTGTCGCCGTGCAGACCGACCATGGTGACGACGCGCAGATCGAAGCGCTGTTCGCACAGGTCCGCGCCGAGCAGGGCAAGCTCGACATCCTCGTCAACAACGTCTACAAGATCCCGAACCCCCCGGCCTGGGGTGGCGGATTCTGGGATCACCCGGTGTCGATCTGGGACGACCAGGTCGGCATCGGCCTGCGCGCCCACTACGTGGCGTCGTGGCACGCCGCCGATCTGCTGTTCGCAGCCGACCCGACGCCCGAGTCACCCGGCGCCGTGATCAACGTGTCGTCGCCCGGCGGGCAGTCGTACCACTTCTCGTCGTCGTACGGAGCGGGCAAGGCCGGACTCGACCGCCTCGGCGCCGACATGGCGATCGAACTGAAGCCCAAGCACGTCGGCTGTTGCACGCTGTACCCGGGTTCGGTCGGCACCGAGTTCATCATGGAGCACGTCGACGAACGCAACACCGACACGAGCCACCTGCAGACCCCGCTCGTGGTGGGTCGCGCCGCCGTGGCGCTCGCCACCGCTCCCGACCTGCTCGAGCGCAGCGGCCGGATCGAGTGGGTGGAGGACCTCGGCGAAGAGTTCGATCTGCGCGACGAACACGGCAACCGGCCGCCGCCCTACGCTCGTCGCGGCGAGAGCTGA
- the infA gene encoding translation initiation factor IF-1 yields the protein MPKPKEDAIVLEGKILESLPNAMFKVELDNGHEVLAHISGKMRMHYIRILPGDKVQVELTPYDLTRGRITYRYK from the coding sequence CTGCCAAAGCCAAAGGAAGATGCGATCGTCCTCGAGGGCAAGATCCTCGAGTCGTTGCCAAACGCCATGTTCAAGGTCGAACTCGACAACGGACATGAGGTTCTGGCTCACATTTCCGGGAAGATGCGCATGCACTACATCCGTATCCTCCCTGGCGACAAAGTCCAGGTTGAACTGACCCCCTACGACCTCACCCGAGGCCGTATCACCTACCGGTACAAGTAG
- the rpmJ gene encoding 50S ribosomal protein L36, producing MKVRPSVKPMCDNCKVIRRHRRIMVICTNPRHKQRQG from the coding sequence ATGAAAGTACGACCAAGCGTCAAGCCGATGTGCGACAACTGCAAGGTGATTCGTCGCCACCGTCGCATCATGGTGATCTGCACGAACCCCCGTCACAAGCAGCGCCAGGGCTGA
- the rpsM gene encoding 30S ribosomal protein S13, whose translation MARIAGVDIPREKRLEISLTYIFGIGLPTSQKICAELELDPNTKVSNLTEDEVNKIRSYVDENLTIEGDLRRDVQGDIKRKIEIGCLQGVRHRKGLPVRGQRTHTNARTRKGPKRTVANKKKAVRK comes from the coding sequence ATGGCACGTATTGCCGGCGTCGACATCCCCCGCGAAAAGCGGCTGGAGATCTCGCTCACCTACATCTTCGGGATCGGTCTTCCGACCTCGCAGAAGATCTGCGCCGAGCTCGAGCTCGACCCCAACACGAAGGTCTCGAACCTGACCGAGGACGAGGTCAACAAGATCCGTTCCTACGTCGACGAGAACCTCACCATCGAAGGTGACCTGCGTCGTGATGTCCAGGGTGACATCAAGCGCAAGATCGAGATCGGCTGCCTGCAGGGTGTCCGTCACCGCAAGGGCCTGCCCGTTCGTGGTCAGCGCACGCACACCAACGCTCGCACCCGCAAGGGCCCGAAGCGCACGGTTGCCAACAAGAAGAAGGCCGTCCGGAAGTAG
- the rpsK gene encoding 30S ribosomal protein S11 has product MAKPAQTRRPRKRDRKNVTTGVIHIKSSFNNTIVSITDPQGNVIAWASSGVAGYKGSRKSTPFAAQLAAEKAARAAQEHGLRRAEVQVKGPGSGRDAAVRSIQQTGIEVVSIKDVTPIPHNGCRQPKRRRG; this is encoded by the coding sequence ATGGCAAAACCAGCACAGACCCGTCGTCCGCGTAAGCGTGACCGCAAGAACGTCACCACTGGCGTCATCCACATCAAGAGCTCGTTCAACAACACGATCGTGTCGATCACCGACCCGCAGGGCAATGTCATCGCCTGGGCGTCGTCCGGTGTCGCCGGTTACAAGGGCAGCCGCAAGAGCACCCCGTTCGCTGCACAGCTCGCTGCCGAGAAGGCCGCACGCGCCGCACAGGAGCACGGCTTGCGCCGCGCCGAAGTGCAGGTCAAGGGTCCCGGCTCCGGCCGAGACGCCGCCGTGCGTAGCATTCAGCAGACCGGGATCGAAGTCGTTTCGATCAAGGATGTCACCCCGATCCCCCACAACGGCTGTCGTCAGCCGAAGCGCCGGCGCGGCTGA
- the rpsD gene encoding 30S ribosomal protein S4 gives MARYTGPKVRISRRLSTNIFENEKGRQALERRPFPPGQHGRTRRRNAGSEYLAQLQEKQKAKYIYGVLERQFKKIYNEAVRLDGPSGENLLKLLEQRLDNVVYRAGWASTRPQSRQFVNHGLILVNGKRLDIPSYTVKRGDVISLSPKAAKMIVIQHNIDTLDRSLVGWLEQGDGGKEVTVRSLPERDHIDVPVRESLIVELYSK, from the coding sequence ATGGCTCGTTACACAGGACCAAAGGTGCGCATCTCCCGCCGCCTGTCCACCAACATCTTCGAGAACGAGAAGGGCCGCCAGGCGCTGGAGCGCCGCCCCTTCCCGCCCGGCCAGCACGGCCGCACCCGTCGCCGCAACGCCGGCTCCGAGTACCTCGCACAGCTGCAGGAGAAGCAGAAGGCGAAGTACATCTACGGCGTGCTCGAACGTCAGTTCAAGAAGATCTACAACGAGGCCGTCCGCCTCGACGGCCCGTCGGGTGAGAACCTGCTCAAGCTGCTCGAGCAGCGTCTCGACAACGTCGTGTACCGCGCTGGTTGGGCATCGACCCGCCCGCAGTCGCGTCAGTTCGTGAACCACGGTCTGATCCTGGTCAACGGCAAGCGTCTCGACATCCCGAGCTACACGGTCAAGCGCGGTGACGTCATCTCGCTGTCGCCGAAGGCTGCCAAGATGATCGTGATCCAGCACAACATCGACACGCTCGACCGCTCCCTCGTGGGCTGGCTCGAACAGGGCGATGGCGGCAAGGAAGTCACGGTTCGTAGCCTGCCCGAGCGCGATCACATCGACGTTCCGGTTCGCGAATCCCTCATCGTCGAGCTCTACTCCAAGTAA
- a CDS encoding DNA-directed RNA polymerase subunit alpha has product MLVMQRPTIEALGEEVNNRQQFAMGPLEPGFGHTLGNSLRRTLLSSIPGAAITTVRFDEALHEFGTIQGVAEDVTDIILNLKDVVVTSESEEAVTARLDVRGAADVTAGDIETSADVEILNKDLHIATLNTKGRLAVDLTIEQGRGYLSSKREDDNRTIGVIPIDAIFSPVRRVSFTVEPTRVEQATNFDKLIIEVETDGSLTPAEAIASAGATLMALTELVATMSDEPQGLELGEIVDVAVSSPDLDLPIEDLDLSERPNNCLKRAQVNTVGELLTKTEDDLLNITNFGQKSLDEVKAKLDERGLTLRG; this is encoded by the coding sequence ATGCTCGTCATGCAGCGTCCCACCATCGAAGCTCTCGGTGAAGAAGTCAACAATCGTCAGCAGTTCGCGATGGGTCCGCTCGAGCCCGGCTTCGGCCACACGCTCGGCAACTCGCTCCGTCGTACGCTCCTGTCCTCGATTCCCGGTGCGGCCATCACGACCGTTCGGTTCGACGAGGCGCTGCACGAGTTCGGCACCATCCAGGGTGTGGCCGAAGACGTCACCGACATCATCCTCAACCTGAAGGACGTCGTCGTCACCTCGGAGTCGGAAGAAGCGGTCACCGCTCGCCTCGACGTCCGTGGCGCTGCCGACGTCACCGCCGGTGACATCGAGACGTCGGCCGACGTCGAGATCCTCAACAAGGACCTCCACATCGCCACGCTCAACACCAAGGGCCGCCTGGCCGTCGATCTCACGATCGAGCAGGGCCGTGGCTACCTGTCGAGCAAGCGCGAAGACGACAACCGCACGATCGGTGTCATCCCGATCGACGCGATCTTCAGCCCGGTGCGTCGCGTGTCGTTCACCGTCGAGCCGACCCGTGTCGAGCAGGCGACGAACTTCGACAAGCTGATCATCGAGGTCGAGACCGACGGGTCGCTCACGCCGGCCGAGGCCATCGCTTCGGCGGGTGCCACGCTCATGGCGCTGACCGAACTGGTCGCCACCATGTCCGACGAGCCGCAGGGCCTCGAGCTCGGCGAGATCGTCGACGTCGCGGTCAGCTCGCCCGACCTCGATCTCCCGATCGAAGACCTCGACCTCTCCGAGCGTCCGAACAACTGCCTCAAGCGGGCGCAGGTCAACACCGTGGGCGAACTGCTCACCAAGACCGAAGACGACCTGCTCAACATCACCAACTTCGGCCAGAAGAGCCTCGATGAAGTGAAGGCCAAGCTCGACGAGCGCGGTCTGACGCTGCGCGGCTGA